DNA sequence from the Kazachstania africana CBS 2517 chromosome 4, complete genome genome:
AAAGACCGACAACACAGTTCCAGAATCTATTTTTCTGAACTTGAAAacattgatttcaattgaaggagaaaaagaaagagaacAATTTGCCAAATAATTCTATCTAAAATATCATTCTGTCAAGACACTTCACTGACTCAGTTCTTTATCATATTCTATCTAATATATCctttataatattcaattcacAAATCTCTCGAACGTCGATTCTTATTAACTGTAATACTATCCGTTAAATTATCATTAACTGGTTCTTatctttcttgaatttttaaagcATCTACTCAATGTGTAGCCTTATTCTAATAAACTCGTCACCCTTCTCACTCTATAACTAAAGAAACATCGTTCAGTCCGGCTTAAGAGAATTATTTATAGAGGTGGATCATCTTGCTAATATATtcctttcaatttttcaatgtttctCAATCATATCAACAGGTAACATttctcattattttttatctaTGAATACAGGTATCATATTGTCTTTTTCCTACTTCAACATACAAATATTATCCAGCTTAATGAACACTAGCCAACATTATCGTCgagaatatatataaccaaTAAGTTCTAACCGATCCTTTAGGACCTACTCCGAAAACAGCTTCGTCAAATGCGCAATAACAGATTCTGTTCAATCTAAATGTGCCAGTCATCTACCATTGGAACGTCATTACCACATTCCCACAGTCTAGCCACTATTTCTACATCATTACTCAATTGCCTGAAGACAGCCCCTGAACATAGCTCTACAACTCTACTAAAGAACTTGATTCGACAAGTTCGATTTAATAATTTCGTAAATTACATCACCTAACGCCAACGTCCTGTATCTATTTGTATTTATGGTGCCAATACTGTCATCTCTTTATTTCGTGATACCTTTGTGTCATCgcatcatcttcttttattCATTAGCAGACACTACCGCTTTATAGTGATAGTTGACATCAAGGAAGTCCATCAGTGTAAGCACTTGGCAATAATACAGCTTGGCTCTATTAAATGACCACTAGTGCGCTATTTTGAGCCTAATCCTCAACTCTTATTCTTCTTATCAAATAGATTGCACCTTTGATAGATTGGAATTGACAGCAAATTTGTGTAAACCAACTCTTAACTATGAGTAAAGGCAATTGACCTTGAATGAATATGAATACTCAACTTTGTACAGAAAATCATGATAACTAACACTTGGACATCCATTTCATAGCTCCCTTTGGTATTTCAGATCTTCAGTATATCTTGGGTGAATAAATGTACTATTCTCACACTTTTAGGGCTCAGTGAAAGcaacaataaataaaaattatctCAATCCTTGTCTACCTCtcattcttttctattATACTCATCTCTTCTCTCTTCCTATCACGGCATCACTTCTTGTACCTCGAGCTttagattattttttttcaaatatagaTGCTCGAGAAAAACAGATTTGATCTACTTTCTCCAAAGATAGAAAAAGCAGCATGTTGCATTTGGTTGCTAGATTGTGGGCTTTGTTATTGATTCTGTGTCTCGCTTCATTGAAAGCAAAAGTAATATTTATTGACATGCGCCCTCGcaatagaagaagaaagcaaATGTATCGTGACTATCAATACTCGTCATACTTTAATTGCGTAGTAGTGAATACgatgaaaagattttggCCTTTACGAGAGTTCTTGCTATATCGTCATAGTTATGTTTTCTTCTGCTGCTGGCATCGCAAACAAAATTGGAAGCCAGGCAGCAAAAATACCAACGACAGCAGCGACACCAATATCTGCAATCACAACAACTCTACTAAATTTGCTTTTAGGCTCGGTCCATAATACAAACAGTACCACAACAAACGACATTAAAACAGCAAACATTCTCATCCTTCGAGCATTGCCTATTATATCCTCTTGCGAATTACCAAAGGAGTTCATCACTAGCCtaattatttgatatacGTAGGCTTTGTCCCCTTTTAGAAACcaataaaaatttaatatggACTAAGTGGGACTAAAAACTTTAGAAGCTTCTATGTCTACTTACACTTTTCCAAGTTAAGATTGTTCTTTTTGAATGTTACTTACTGTACACGCAACATGAAACCATTTCCCTCcaggaaaaaatttcaaaaaacaAAGGAATACAACCTTCTGCGTCTGCTTAACATTCGCCAATATTTTAACAAGATGTTTCTGTTCATTGAACTCAGCTGATGGGAATAGGTTGCTACTCTCATAAAGTCTTGTTTCAATCGATTGTTGAAGAAACCATTATAGCCATCGATTAGACGCTGTATGAAGGCTCGGAATTTTTGCCTCAATAAACTGAAAAGTCTGATTGTTCACGTCCAGGTTCCTTCGTTCTGGTGAGTGTAGCTAAACTGGTTCTTCGAGAAGTAAAAATCCAGCGTAACATCATATAGTATAGGCTGTGATGTTTTCTGGAGCAACTAATGTAGGTCCTTTATCTAAACGCAATGATAACATAAAGAATAAAAGGATACAGAAACATAAAGCACTTTATTGCAATAGTGCTGAAAAAAGTTGAACcatcatttttcaactcTGGAGAATACTTTGAACTATGGGACACCCCATCAGACAGGGACGACAGCGCTGCATTCAGAAAATAGCTTtactatttctttcatcaGTTATCCAGCCTTCCACAACAGAAAACGTTCGTTAATAGCAACTTTTATTGATTGACTCTAATGTTTAGCTATGCGTCAATTGTTTACTTTTCTCGATTATGTTAAACAAGAGAGCAAGTTCTCCAAGTGTCAGATCTTCTATTTTATCTtgttcaagaaaaaaagaattttgtaGTGACCTACCAGTAAGAATTTGTGTATGAAATAAAGATCGTAACGTTCTGACCCCTGATAAGATGAGCGTTCCTTACAGTGGAGCTTAAGGAAACTACAGCGATCTTAACAGTAGGAGGTGACgaatcaaaaaatggtatAAGCTCCAGGAGAATAGAAGTCGTGGCCAATCGCTCTCaatcaaattaatgaaacaCCAGAAGGAGTAAGGGTAAACGTATAGCTACTTCTATTGCATGCGCTTAGAACAACAATTAGATCAGGAGAGCTTATGTTTCATATCGATTGGCACGTTTCCCCATGGAATCTCGCGGAAACGTTGAATAATTATCCATTTCAATTGGAATGCTTTTGCTGCCAAATTTTATTGACTGATTTTTCCAGCAATATTTACTTTGTAATTGACTTCAATTTAGTATTTTATTTCCTTTCCAATGTAGTGAACTTCTGTGCTTTCAGGCATTCCTTCCCCTAACACAAACTTGTTGAGCTGACATGAaccaaaagaaaagatattaCACAACTAGACATAGCCTTGTTTTAAAATGATATGTGGTTCCTTTAAGCTGAGTAATTCTATGATTGTCAATGGAATGACAAGTAACAGTTTTACTATCCTAGTAGATGTCAAGCCTcctgaagaagaacaagttATACTGCTCGAATACAAACGAAGGCTTCTATTATTGACAGGAAGAATGACAGATCTgcaataaaaataatgatattgataacCAACCTTAAAATGGCTTGTATGTGAGAATCTAGAACCATACTACTTAATTCTATATGTTTCATAAACGTCTATAAACCATTATTCTGTCTAGCTTAGTATCGTATTTTGGTTATTCAGTACATTAGCAGGACAGACATGACTTTTTAAGTGGACAATACTCCTCATAGAATAATTTGATGTATATCTTTACTCTATCAAGTTTTCGTCTCAAGTTCATTACCGACTGAAATAAGAACCGAAGGTATTTACAAGTTTAAAGGAGTGCTTAATTATCTCTCGAGATTTATCTTCATCGAAAAAAGGACCTCCAGAAGAGCCGTCGTAGAACAAGTTGGGAGAGGTAATGGtgttgtttcaaaatctttaacGTTAATCTTATTAAATCTTCTTTCTCAAGGTGAAGTGATAGCAGCCGCCTTCACATTTACTATAACTCAATGAATTTTCTGTTCTATCACTCCAAATACTTATAATTGAAACTGTAGAGTTTCTCGCACATTTTAATCAGTTCCATTAACATGAGTGGCTGCCTCGAGATAAGTGCGTGCCGGAAGGTCCATTAATACAATTATTTATATGACAAGTAACTAGTATCTCAGACAGGCCATACTGACGGCCTGTCTATTTtaggaaaatttttcaaaagaagagaCCTGAAAAGGGACCGCacataaaaaatttctttttcgaaTCTGGAACCCTTGTCCACAACATTCATTTGCCTACCTTTTAAAAATGACGTGTGCTCTTTTGTACGTGCTTTCTCTGTTTCTTAGAATTGGCACAGCCATCTGGGGAGATGTGTCATTATGATTACACTCTCAGAGTAGTATGTACAAATAAATCTATTTTTATCTCCATATTTGGTCGCATCTAAACTCAAATAGTCAGGAACGCCTTTTTATACCCTCGCAACACATCTTGTCGTTCCTTAAAGCTTTTTTTGCGGTATTCGGCAAAGTGTGTTAGTATGAATGCTAATTACATCTGCATAGTATAAAAAAAGACCAGGTTTCTTTAGGTTTTTGCAACGTAACTAACCTCAAGAACATTGTATAGGTACTCCCACAATAGTTCTTTTGTTCTGAACGAGATTTAAGCAGGCACAGTAGTAAAATAGAGGGCTACAAAATACATTCCGTTATTTGCATAAGCTGCAGTCTTTGACAGTTTTTTAGGTCTAGAACAAAGCTCATGCGTTGACTAGAAACTCATGTCGCCAACcgaaaatttatcattctCAAACagtatattttatttcagtGTAAGTTTTTTTCCTCAGAGTCTTCAgtagttgaaaaattgttgaagtTAAACAGTTTTAACAGAGTGGTCCACGATAGCGTTATTGGCCGATCGAGGAAAAACAATGCGTTCAATTTCCTTATTTTGTTTCGCTTTTTTCACTGTTATTGCCCTTGCAGCATTTCcatattatgattatattcatttagGCGTCACAGCTATTTACGCCTATTTTCGAGACGATAAACCTGTTGCAGTTAAGGTAGCTTGGTGGGGTTCTTTTATTCAATCATCGAACAATGTTATCCAAACAGGCATAGATGCatgtaaaatttgtaaGGATAATCACGAGAACTCCGCATCTTTAGATTGTGCACGTGCGGTAAGTAATTTGGCTGCAACACTCGTGACTAATTTATTATCGATTTACGTTGGCTGGCATTATGCAGGAACACTAAATGGAAGTTTAGAAGGTGGAGATCCTACAGCGCTTCGAAAAAGACGGCTTAGGCACTGTGAAAGTACTAATGATTTGTATGACGTCTCTTGCGTTACGGATTGGTTATTTGATCACTATTCTCAACCAGAGTCTGGAAAA
Encoded proteins:
- the KAFR0D00100 gene encoding uncharacterized protein, which codes for MRSISLFCFAFFTVIALAAFPYYDYIHLGVTAIYAYFRDDKPVAVKVAWWGSFIQSSNNVIQTGIDACKICKDNHENSASLDCARAVSNLAATLVTNLLSIYVGWHYAGTLNGSLEGGDPTALRKRRLRHCESTNDLYDVSCVTDWLFDHYSQPESGKWYPIDNSLTKRDLTQPSIYLKHNETSEVYHLIFNPSSGSTGTLAIAPTNIAGNSTLAKRQDLPVYSPLCTGYIALDFCANQSKWGGFYTSGELENELNEIFANDVNGSWKANYYKMYTCEATCDTQDWEVSFRLYYASVGQFLHWTKCDTGS